GCACGGCCACCGGGGATCTCTTCTTGGACGACGGCGAGTCGCCGGAGATGGTCGGGGCGCGGAGCAGGTGGAGCCAGATCAAATTCAGCGGCGCGACCGagagcggcggcagcgtcgtCAGAGTGAGGTCGCACGTGGTGCACGACTCGTACGCGCCGAGCCGGACGATGGTCATCGCCAAGGTGGTGCTCATGGGGCTTCGATCGCCGGTGCCGCCCAAGGGGTTCGCCGTTTATGCCAACGGCGTCCAGGTGAACGCGAGCAcggcggtcgacggcggcggcggcgggaacccGGAGAAGGGAGCGCTGGGCGTGGCGCACGTCGGCGGGCTGTCGCTGGTCGTCGGGCAGGAGTTCGATCTCAAGGTCGTTATGACCTATTAATTAAGCCAAATAGAATTCGAGCatcatctgaaacaaaaacccgACGAAATTGAGCTGAATAAATTGGCCTAAATTTGAATTGTctatttcttcttttctttttccttttctcaacTTATGTTTGTGTTGTTTATTCCGAAGCTGTACAAATATATATTGCAGACCTTTGGAATACTGAACATCACAAACATAGATTGAAACTGTCCTTTTGCTTCTAAACGGAAAGGAAATAGCTCCTCAGAGCATGAAAGTGAAACCAATAATTCACCCGGTAAACTATAAACTGCATAATGCCCGTTTAGTTCATTTGGAACAGCAGTATTATTCCACAATTATCAGTTACCATCTGCGACTGTCATTTCACTGAAAACAAACTTACTCAGAGTACTTCCAAGAATATCCACGGCAGCTGACATGCAAGAGGTTTAGTACCATACCGCTTGTTTTGGTGGAGGGGAGCTAGCCATTCGGGTATTTAAAGGGTGGTAGCTGCTGGGTTTAGACTCAAGCAGCTGCGTGGTGAGCCCAAAGCGAACTATTCTTTCGCCTTTTACTAAAGAATACCGTGTGCGCGCCACAAATAGCAGCAAACTCTTATTTTTGAAGGGTGTTAAAATACCCTACATatcaaagttcaaaattttgatTAAAGTTGAAAATATGGTTATATTTTTGAAGGGTTTTAAAATACTTTACATatcaaagttcaaaattttgaacaaaattaaaaatatggtTATCTTTGTTCATCACGCTGAATGGGAGCTCActgtataaaaaaacaaattaaatatgttttttatatTATACTCCAGATAACTTGTTTCGACTATAGTGACACAGCTCATTAGTGATTACTAATCTCCATTTCAAGCTTTGTGCTGCGACAGTGTGGGAGACTGAATAGCGCATTTGTCTTGGATTCTACAGAAAACACATTTGTAGTATTTCATCTAAAGGAGCAGTAACTGTATTGGACGTCGAAAGAATACTTTTGCAGTTAGTCGTATTTCATCTAAAGGAGCAGTAACTGTATTAGACATCGAAAGAATACTTTTGCAGTTAGTCGTATTTCATCTAAAGAAGCAGTAACTGTATTGGACGTCGAAAGAATACTTTTGCAGTTAGTCAAGAGTCAAGACTAGGCTCGAGTGGAAGTCTCAAAAGTGAACCGATtcttttagggtgtgtttggatggtGGGTTTTAGATGGATAGGACATGGCAGTCTCTTTTTTatgtgtgtttggttggtggaCGGGGGTGGGATAGAGCGGCTCGGAGGAGAATATTCCTCCCAGATGCCGGATGGAGGGATCCGGCCGAGGGAGGGTAGGGAGGCCAGCGGTGAGCATgcacggagagggaggaggcggggccGGCGAGGGGGGCGGGGAGGTCGGCGAGCTCGTGCTGCCTTGAGCCCGCGTGACGCCACCTGGGGGAAGCTTAAGGCCCCCTTGGCCCCGGGAGCCGCCATCGCCTCCCACACCACCCACCAGCCGCGTGCGCCACTGTGGGCGTTAGCCTTAGCACCGGCATCCCCATGCCCGTGCGAGAaggagggaggaaggaaggagagaaaaagagagagaatgtgctgacgtggcatcctaacatgtggggcccacgctgactcagctgccacgtcggataaaaccgggatcaaaaccaTCGAAGGActtaaagtgaacggttttataagttgagaaTGTCATATAtctagttttgtggttgggggatgattttgtaactcgaggacaagttgagggaccgaAGTACTTTTTCCTAGTAGCaaccaaaaaagaaaagtgATGATGCGGTTCACTTGCGGCCCATTCTAGTTGGGCCATGAACTGAACAGTGCCGGACGTCGTTGcaggccgggccggccggtttCTCTTTTCATACATACCAAGGCCCACGCGACGTGAGAAGAGGATGTTGCGAAGCAAACCAGAATGTTTAGTACCATACCGCTTGTTTTGGTGGAGGTGAGCTAGCCATTCGGGTATTTAAAGGGCGGTAGCTGCTCGGTGAAAACTCAAGCAGCTGCGTGGTGAGCACAAAGCGAACTATTCTTTCGCCTTTTACTAAAGAATACCGTGTGCGCGCCACAAATAGCAGCATACTCTTATTTTTGGAGGGTGTTTTCTCTTTTTGAGAAAACGCTCTACAAATCATATTTCAAATATTGTTCATATCAAATTTCAAATATTGTTAAACTGAATGTATATAATACAACAGGGATCGAATTTGAAATAGGGTGTTTTCTCTTTTTGAGAAAATGCTCTACAAATCAAATTTCAAGTATTgttcaaatcaaatttaaatattGTTGAGCTGAATTAATATAATACAACAGGGATCGAATTTGAAATATTGTCGAACTGAATGAATATAATAGAACAGGGATCAAATCGAAGCTCAAGATTTCTCTAAATAGTCATATTTCAAAGCTCAAAAGTTCTTTGCCACCATGGATTTTGGTACACATTCCAGCTGTTCTTTTATCTGGGAAGCCAAATTACCTCTGAAGATTAGAATCTTTTCCTTGGTCCCTGTTCCATAATGTGTTCTTGACTAAAAGATGTGTTGATGAAAAGAAACTGGGATGGAGAATTGGAGATCCTTCATGTTCTTGTTTGGTACATGGCTCATGAACTAGATTCTAGTGACGCATCATGTTCCTTAATTTCCTCCTGTTTTCCAGTGAACCTTCGTCTCTCTTTTCAAAGGCCTGAAAACATACCACTGTCCACTGTTCATTCATCTGGGAAGCCAAATTACCTAGTATTCAGAATCTTGTCCAGGTTCCTGTTCGAATATCACCTTttacaagggaaaaaaaatgaccAGGTTGCTCTGAAATCTAAACTGAAGACAACAACGAGGTcgttctgaaatctgaactgAAGATGGCCAGATTGTTCTGAAATTTTCTGAAATCTCAACTGATCCCTGGCAAATTTGCACGGACAGTTACAAATTTACATCAGCAAAACGCCCACACTGATCGCATTACATTGCAAGCAACCCACCTACAGTAGCCAGTACAATTGTACATACACACGCTGTAAAGCTTCAGCTGCAGTGGCACACGTCACTCTTGCCACGTCACGCggcattcttcttcttcttctttcctaACTTAGCTAGACAAGCCTCTCCTGACAATCTCACTCGGCCACTCTCCTCTTTCttcccggccgccggcgacgcccgcggcggcggcgcgggccggGAGCGCGAGcgcccggcggcgccggcaggcAACCAAAACCCGATGTGCCGGCGCCGCTCGCGCTaaaactaaaaaagaaaaagaaagcaaagCCAACTACTAGCCAAGCAAACAGATGAACTCAGcatccaaaaaaaatttaaataaaaaataaataaaaacccaAAGCTAGTAGTTAATTTTGGCGCGAAGTTTGATGGTGGTGTAGAGTTCTCTCATGGCGACTCGGACGAGGCGTTGGTGGAGACGGTGATGAGCgtggacgccgacgacgacgacgtccgcggcgtcgccgacggCTTGATGAGCACCACCGGCGCCTTGCTCTCCATCCTCCGGTGGTGCTCCCTCACCAGCTGCTCCGCCACGCCGTCCAGCCGCTCGCCGTTCGTCTGCGCCATCACCTTCTTCCCCCTGAACAGCACCGACTCCACGCTCCTCTCCGtcatcgccgcctccgccgtcgccgccgccgctccggccacAATGCCATTGCCCTGAAGATGAAAACGAAGCAGAGAGAGGAGTTAGCCCTTGCAGTTCTTGCCTCGTACTTTACTCTCTAATTACAAGTCGTTTTAATTCTTTTCTTACTACAACCTCTTTTGGTTTAActgaatttatagaaaaattcagCAATATCtgtaataccaaattagttttattaaatataatattaaatatatttttacaatatatttgttttatgttaaaaatattgttatatttttcaataaatttggttaaatttaGCCCTTGCAGTTCTTGGCTGGTAGTAATAAGTAGGTGTAGaattgtaagatttttttttatgtttttaccTGGATACGGATGTAGTTGGTTGCCCTGCACTCGCCGAACGCCATTGATACAGCTTGGTCCACCTGAAAAGGCGCAGACACCGTCGGGTAAGCGACGCGACGCGGGGTACAATTAATTGTCCTTGCAGAGGGAAATGCACGAGAATTATGGCGTACCATGTCGGCCTGGCAAGCTCCGGCGATGCGCAGGaggctcgacgacgacgcgcgggggccggcggcggcgttgttCCCGCCGAGGGACAGCACGacgaggtcgccggcgccggcggcgaaggggaacTCGCGCTTGTTGTGGAGCACGTGGGTGACGGCCACCGCGGCCGGGTTGgacacggcgccgccgccgcccgtggccgccgcggcgcggagcCTGGTCCGGCCGTCGAGGGAGGCGACCTCGGCGGGGCCCACGCCGCACGCCGCGGCGCAGACCTGCCACAGCGGGAAGTCGAACGCGTCGGcctcgacggcgtcggcgcgggagaAGACgaacggcgccgccgtcgccatgtcGTAGCAGGGTATCAGCAGCGGCTTGGCGGCGTCCCTCACCGTCAGGTCGCCGAACACCTTCTTGAACACCGACTCCGGCCTCCAGAACAGGCCACCCCCCCgcccacggcggccggagaACACCTTCCGGTTCCTGGCAACGAcgtcgcgcgccgcctccgccggcatCCGGCATGCGAacaacgcggcggcgaggaacccgccggcgccggagccggccGCCAGGTCAAAGTAGTCGGCGACGCGGGCATCGGGGTTCCCGGAGAGCTCCTTAAGCCGGCGCTCGAGGCGGACcagcgcggccgcggcgagcgcgccgccgtcggcgccgccatcaATCGAGAGCACGCGGACGCGGCCAACGGAGGAGTAGTAACCTGCAGgcccctccggcggcggcgcgccgaagAGGAAGTTGGACTCGAGGATGGAGAAGATCTCCTGGCTGAGGCggtcggagccgccgccgccggcgaacagcGGCAGCGCGAGCGAGGAGGTTGTCGCCATTAGCAAACGCGACGTAGAGCTGAGCCGTTTGGTTCTTGGCTTTTCCGAGATGCTTTTCTGTAGCGAAGCGAAGCTGAAGCTGAGAAGCTGAGGTGGGTGCTCCGGCttggtcgtcttcttcctcgctCGCGGCGCCATATTTATACTGGAGCTCACAGctcgccgcgcgcgtgcgctTTGTCGCTGTCGCGCCGCGTGTCCTGGGGTTGTTTTTGGGGTCGTGGGTTTGtggcaaaaataataataataataaaccgGTTGGTGATGTATATGTTGCCAAAGTATTTTCCAGTGATAAAACTAAGACTCCCTGTGTTAGTTTCTCATCGCTGATATCCTTAGCCCTAGTATGGCCATGTTGTTGTTTGTTACTGTTTCCGTTCCATTTTAAGCATGGCCATGAGTTTCATTTTAAGCGCGGCCACGAGTTTCTGTGTTCAATTTtgatcgttcgttttatttgtaattttatatgtgatctatgttttattttttttaaaaaaaacaaataaaatggacgattaaagttggataTGAAAACTCATAATTGAgtttaaaatgggatggagagagtaattcGCTTCTTTCTATTGAGGCTTCGCTTGATAATCTTGCTACCTATTCCTtgcgtcttaaaatataaaaggaCTTTAGATTGATGGGATACATCATATTACTACATCTAACTAAATATAATTCGTATTCATATTCGTAGTAGAATATGTTCCATTAACCTAAAATCTCTTTTATTCTGTAACGACGGAAGTATCTTCTAAGGATGTATCACTCTGTTATATGTTGTCTCTTACATTCGTATGCGTGCGTGGTTTGTGTGCATAGTTGGTTGTGTGTGCGCGTTTTTCGTGTGCCTGAAAGAAAATTAAGTGTTGTGCATCAATTACCTAAATGTAATTTTCTTTTACAAATAACTCGATCAGCATTCCATCTATAGACAGAAATTCTTTTTAGAAACGAATTATATATTCATCCACTTTCCTTATCCACTGGAGTGTATATGCTCAATACCTCGCACATTATGTCAACAAAATCAAGgtacaattaagaaaaacatcaaTAGGCTGTTAATTATTGAATAAAAATATAGATGGCCCTCAACTTTGGCAAGCTTGAATAAAATGCACATGTTAGGgccaatataaatatgaatacCATCTGCCTTTTCCATGTTGAAGTACTGCTCTTATCAGCTCACTCGATTAGCTAGGATCATTTGGGTGAAACTTTAAGGAGAAGAATGTGCGCACTTTCCCCTGATCATCCATCGATGTCAATTGATTAATTCCACATCATCCAAAAGTAGCATTGGCCCCTGAAGTATAGTACACACAAAACATCTATCCCcctaaagaaaaagaagaaaataaattcCATGCATCAACTCATTGCATGTCTTAATTAAGCTGAAAGAGCATCATTCTAGCCTTGTTTCTTTTGCAATCACAAagccaaccaaaaaaaaaaaaaagaagtgaacATCTCCCCAATGATTTCCATCTTTCTAGCAACCAGCAACCTATCTATCTCTGCATCTACCTCCACTCTCTCTGGCCTTAACCCTGTTCATCTGGCTCCACACTGattcatttttctttgttttttgttGTTTCTTTCACCTTAAGCTTCACTCAATCTAAGCTAGCTATTAGCTAACTACCAACCGCTACTACTACGTGTATACGTTGCCATCACTCTGATTATTGCCGTGATGACCGGCCTTGTTGCTAAGCTACAGCCATATCCGCGCGATTTAGTGGCCAATGACCCATGATTCGTGCGTGACCACGCTCAAATCATTTGCAATGGATCAGCCCCACTGTTACTGATGAGAGAAAGAAACCAATGGATGGATGCATGAATTTCAGTTAGGTGCTTGGCATCAGTGGCAGCTAGCTACAgtactagttaattaattagccaaTGCAAGCAAGCAATGGTCCGTGTTTGATTTCTCCGTCAACATTCCAATTGTTTTCTATATGTGTGTGTAGTATCTCAATTGCTCATGATTAAGTTAATAACTAATCATTGCATGTATTAGTTTTATTGGTCTTGTTGCTTGTGCTTTGGCCTGATCACAACCATCTTTCTTGTGAGATTAATAGATAGGGAGTTGAGGGGATTAGTTAAAGAACCCTTCAGTAGTTCAGTGTCCCTTTGTTGTAAGGTAGGCACAAGACAAGGTCAGATTTTTAAACAAGGAACTTAATTGATGCATGCTAACCACAATATTCTTTGTTGCCTTTCATCTTCAATACACTAGTCACACTATCTTTTGGAGATTACTGGACGACAAGGTCTTGGATATATCCTATCTCTTGTCGCCCTAGAGAATGAGTAGTAGCATGCTATTCCTGAAGAATCTACTAGGATTTTCAGTTCAGCAAAAGAAGCTACTAGGATTTTCACCTGCCACTTTCAAACAGATTTCACCTAAAAACTATCAACTTCTATAATCACCAAAAAATACTAGCTACCAGTTGAAATCATCACATTATTTTCAGCTACTTCACTAGAGTACTCCCACGAATTATTCGATTCAAGCATTCAAAGATGTGTTTTCTAAAAAATCTTTTTCTACTGCagtgtttataaaatatttattctaAGTTATTCAGTATGAtcatttttataaaatatttaatttatctctgtAATCAAGTAAATGactaatatataaaaaaaatctaaaaaccaACTGTCAGATGAATAAtccataaaaaaacaagaaaaaagaaacaagataTTATGTCGAGATGAATCACATACCAACAGAATGCTACAGTCAGATGGACCCCTAACAACTGTCAGACATCTGATTGCAATGtcgatagaaaaaaaaaaaaagcacacgcACTGCAGCATGGACAACCAGGACGTTTGGCGTCAGTTGAGCCATCACCCCCGTACGCATTAataacaagaagaaaaagataattagaaaaaaatctcCTAATCTAAAACGATTCTTGTCGATTTGCCTGTCTCGTCGTCTGCATCTCATCGGTTGTCTGCTTGCTCTTTCCATGAACCCTCCTGCTGCTTCAGATCACAATTGATAGAAATAATTAAGGAGTAGTACCTGATTACTGAATCCTCCTCTGTTTCTTGGTGCTGATCTCTGTTCCCCTTTACCAAGGTAACGTGCTACATGTGTGCAAATTGCAATTATCAGGTGCTAACTCTGAATGCTTTGCCCTTAAAAAGTGACAATACACGTATACAATGTGCTTTCTGCTTCACATCTGCATGAGTATTTACGCGTTACATGAATATATATTTGAGATTTCATCTCCTGATCTCCATGCGCACGAAGTGTGCATAAAAAACTGCAAATTTCAACTACTGATGAAGTTGTCAAACCTTATTAATTCGACTACTATTCATGATGTCTGCACTCTGCATGCATGGATGGTTCTGAAAGTGTTAAATTTTTCCCCCAAATATATAAATCTGAAGGTTCGCACATTTGCTATGAATATGACATTTTGCACGAAAGGGATATGCACATGACTTGATCATTAGCTAGGaaaatgatggaaaatgacCCTTGGTGAAACAAATATGTACTTGAACATTCTGCTGGCAAGCTCGAACTACTTTAACAAAATGaacaaaaaaattatgttatcatcgtggccatatatattatattacaaaatatatatttaatctgCATCGAACTAACAGGAAAACGACTAGGTGGATGGAGAAGTTTGATAATCGGTGAGGAGCTAGAGCTTTCACGGCATAATCAAAGTCctattcacatcaaaattttctaactCTAGTAGCAAACCAATCTGTCTCCTAGATTATCAGCTTAATTAGCACACTGCACACAATAGATGCTTGCCTTCCTCTTGTGGGTCTCTAGAACATTCTCCTTGTTTGTAAATTCATCTGTAAAACTAATTGGCCAGATTTTGCAAATAATTTAACCAATCAGTAGTATGTTTTCACTTTTCTGTCTTTTCAAATTAAGgaccactactactactactacttcacCTTAAAACAGACGCatcttaattaatcatcaattcgAGAACCATAAAGTCACACACACTTGCCCctgcaaatgcaaaagccatggCCCCCGGATCACATGTACAACGTGCAGTataaaatctctctctctcgttgaAATCAATCAATTAGCGTACAGGCATTTGCTGCTTACAACTACAGTACTGCTACTGTCCGACACAAAATAATGGAGTAAATCCttcgttttttttccccttagcCACATCTGTCGGGAATCTTCTTGCATGCTAGTAGTAGTATCCTTTTCTTCTTGGATTTAGGCAGGAACATGTTCGGTTTATAgttatagaagttaaatttttaatgagacttgattttattttggatggatggagtagatCGATGGACACATTATTTCTTGTGTTTAACAATGTAGCATGGAAGTTTAACTGACGAAATGATGAGGGGATCTTTGCTGACGGTACACATTTAACTAACTACTGTAACTGTAACGTGTGTGTATATCAGCTGCACTTTCAATTTAAAGGTATAGCTTAACCGGCCTATGTATCCTGAGTACTATTTATTtggacattatatatatatatatatatatatatatatatatatatatatatatatatatatatatatatatatatatatatatatatatatatatatatatatatatatatatatatatatatatatgacactcatatggggcaccatggtgtccgggcaccatggtatctaatgcacaaaattactcaaaattttcaaaattttcaaattgtgagtatatacctagttataataatttgattcatacctatacttatcaacaaaacaactcaaatttaactttatttcacaatccatgattacatacctaactaattatatgtatggatgctatatacctagaatcaaaatctaacaaaaacaagttcaaattcagttcaaacttgctttaaactagttagtaaagtagttaatgttaatacctaagtaattgaaaaagtttcatactcatttgaattgggtatatactcaatttcaacaatggtgcccgggcaccatggagcaccaaacaaatttatatatatatatatatatatatatatatatatatatatatatatatatatatatatatatatatatatatatatatatatatatatatatatatatatatatatatatatatatatatatatatatattcaaatattaATTTACGCCATACCATAGTACtctctctgtcaaaaaaaaagtttgaattttgtcccACACAAACCATCTTCTATCATTCTACCTACCCTTAATATGTAAAACGATAAATTTTATCTCTTCAATACCCCTTACCTACCTATCActcttactattttttttaatcattaaAGGCATTTTAGTCATTCTCCATCTCCACTAATTCCACCTCGAGATGTTAGGAGTtaatttttttgggacggagatggagcagttgctatattttgaaatgaacTGAGCAACCATGTGTTTACATACGGTAATTAATAATTGAttatgctgctgctgcagcagcagcattatTATCTGACGCGGCTGCATGGCGACCTACCTGGCTTGCAGGCCACCTGCACACACACGAATGCACCATGCATTGCAAGTGTATACATATGACAAAGAGCTGGAGTATACATGAATCGATCCCTGACACCGTGACACGAGCCATGCTTAATTTGGACGGACACATATTATTCTGCATTTCGGAGAGGAGACAAGCAATGTAAATGGTGACGGATCACGGCCAGGTACGTACTAGCTAGTGATAAGTATGTACGTACGCAGCACAGTAATTACGGGCATCGATCGGTCAGGCTAGCTGGCCTCCGAAGCATCCAAAGACTGATATCGAATTAACTCCATCCatgaatactccctccttctcaaaatatttgacgccgttgacttttttaattatatttgaccgttcgtcttattcaaaaaatttaagtaattattaattcttttcctattatttgattcattgctaAATAtgcttttatgtatacatatagttttatatatttcataaaagtttttaaataagacgaatggttaaacatattttaaaaaatcaacggcatcaaacattttgggacggagggagtacatgcatCGCTCGTAGTAAAGGTTAAATCCGTAATCAAAGTCGCCGCGAGAGAATAACTCGTAATTTACAGCACAGAATCCAAGGCGTACGTACTGTACATATACGTTTGCATCAAACCCGCGTCTTGGTCCCaattgtttttcttaatttcttctttcttttgagTGGTTTGATTTTGTGAACCCGGCACAGTGCTGCTGTGCGTGCGTGTGCAGTGCAGGGTCGGTGTGGCGATGATGAGCTAGCTGATGATCGAGGTCCCCGTGCGTGCGCTGTTGTTGCGACGTCGGCTGCACAGCCCACGCCCACACAGACAgctgacgacgccgacgccgacgccgacgccccgacgccgacgccgacgcgctcCGATCGCCTCGCTTTCGCACGGCCGCGCCCGGGGCACCACACCTGACGTCgtacgccggccggccggcgtcggcgcgcggcaaagctagctagctctcctGGAAAGATCGATCCATGAACAAATTAAGGGTTGGTTTGATTTGTGGCCTAAATAgttcttaccaaattttgataagttttggtatgactaattttggtaagggaaagttgtgtttggattgaagccaaaataacctaagttcactattgaaatggtaTATTTTCTTAGCCAAAATAacctaagttcactattgaaatggtaTATTTTCTTAGGCGTACCAAAATttagcttcaaaccaaatagacactaaacccTATTGAAATTACTAAATATTGGTAAACCTAATTTAGACCTCAAATCAAACCAGCCCTAACCGGCCGTCCTCACCGACGGCGACGAACCTTCCAAGCAGCAGCTGATCATAGCTGCAGCTGCTTCTGGAATTCGATCAATCTGGTTGCTGTGCCTGTGCATGCATGTGCAGTTTAATTCAACTAGCATTTGTGTAATGCATATGATATGCTGCTggtcggtcgatcgatcgatggacgAAACTATGCCGTAGTACGATGTTGGTTAGCGCGTGgaaacgcacgcacgcacggtgAACAGGACAAGGGATTCGATCGATCCATCTCTTTGATCTTCTTCTCATAATCATACATACATGATCAGGATATCACAAGTAGTACTATGGAGTATGGCCCAATCGAATCGGGAGATTGAATGCGGCGGATGGATCGGATATTATGTATGGATcgaaatcgatcgatcgacacaAGGCCGTGATGCCTCATGTACTCGTCcttgcaatgcaatgcaaatgCAAAACTCGATCGATCCCCCAACCGTCGCCATTGAAAACGGTCGACGCCTATGTACACCGGCCCGTACGTACCATATATTGGAACTGCTACTCCATTGCTTTCAATTGGCCGTACACTTCATCGAGATCGACCTCACTACAGTAGTGCACGTACTCTGCAGCCACTCTAGCTATACATGTACAGTGATCGATGCAGTGCAGGCAATCACTACTGCTACTGTAGCCTGTAGGGGGATCAACCGGATACTACTTCGATATAAGTATAAATTAATTTGCATGCATGGATATGATATAATGGATCATGGATGATGTTGTACTGTTAATTAATTGTACGTATCTAGCTATACAAGTACTACTCTTATCTAACAAATTTGTTCAGGGCCTCTTTAATCTCACCTCAAAATTTTAcatcctatcacatcgaatgtttgaacatcTGCACGAattagtattaaatataggctaaaaaataactaattgcacaaattgcgactactttgcgagacgaatcttttaagcctaattactctatgatttgacaatgtggtgctataataaatatgtaataatgacggattaattaatcttaataaattcatctcgcggtttactgatggatacttaattagtttttttattagtgttaaAACACATCATACGATA
The Oryza sativa Japonica Group chromosome 6, ASM3414082v1 DNA segment above includes these coding regions:
- the LOC4341835 gene encoding patatin-like protein 3, which gives rise to MATTSSLALPLFAGGGGSDRLSQEIFSILESNFLFGAPPPEGPAGYYSSVGRVRVLSIDGGADGGALAAAALVRLERRLKELSGNPDARVADYFDLAAGSGAGGFLAAALFACRMPAEAARDVVARNRKVFSGRRGRGGGLFWRPESVFKKVFGDLTVRDAAKPLLIPCYDMATAAPFVFSRADAVEADAFDFPLWQVCAAACGVGPAEVASLDGRTRLRAAAATGGGGAVSNPAAVAVTHVLHNKREFPFAAGAGDLVVLSLGGNNAAAGPRASSSSLLRIAGACQADMVDQAVSMAFGECRATNYIRIQGNGIVAGAAAATAEAAMTERSVESVLFRGKKVMAQTNGERLDGVAEQLVREHHRRMESKAPVVLIKPSATPRTSSSSASTLITVSTNASSESP